One Mycobacterium sp. SMC-4 DNA window includes the following coding sequences:
- the ccsB gene encoding c-type cytochrome biogenesis protein CcsB, translated as MNTTVDIGLARYSDLAFTSSVLVLLVALLLLAVELAYSRSRRVESRDLVNAGVSADSARPGVVVDVPRRRVDERIGSGGVALVYVGTLLLLACIVLRGLSTSRVPWGNMYEFINLTCWCGLVAAAVVLRRPQYRSLWVFVLVPVLILLTVSGKWLYSHAAPVMPALQSYWLPIHVSVVSLGSGVFLVAGVASILFLLKMSRFGGPERADALGRLVAKLPDAQLLDRIAYRTTIFAFPVFGFGVIFGAIWAEEAWGRYWGWDPKETVSFIAWVLYAAYLHARSTAGWRDRKAAWINVIGLVAMVFNLFFINLVTVGLHSYAGVG; from the coding sequence ATGAACACCACCGTCGACATCGGGTTGGCCCGCTACTCCGACTTGGCGTTCACCTCGTCGGTGCTGGTTCTGCTGGTGGCGCTGCTGCTGCTGGCGGTGGAACTGGCCTACAGCCGTAGCCGCAGGGTGGAGAGCCGGGATCTGGTCAACGCCGGGGTGAGCGCCGACAGCGCCCGCCCGGGTGTGGTCGTCGATGTCCCCCGCCGTCGCGTCGACGAACGCATCGGGTCGGGCGGCGTCGCGTTGGTCTATGTGGGCACCCTGTTGCTGCTGGCGTGCATCGTGCTGCGCGGACTGTCCACCTCGCGGGTGCCGTGGGGCAACATGTATGAGTTCATCAACCTCACCTGCTGGTGTGGTCTGGTGGCTGCGGCCGTGGTCCTGCGCCGACCGCAGTACCGGTCGCTGTGGGTGTTCGTGTTGGTGCCGGTGTTGATCCTGCTGACAGTCTCGGGCAAGTGGTTGTATTCGCACGCCGCACCGGTGATGCCTGCCCTGCAGTCCTACTGGTTGCCGATCCACGTATCAGTCGTGAGCCTGGGGTCCGGAGTTTTCCTGGTGGCGGGTGTGGCCAGCATCCTGTTCCTGCTCAAAATGTCTCGGTTCGGCGGGCCCGAACGTGCGGATGCGCTGGGCCGGCTGGTGGCCAAGCTGCCCGACGCGCAGTTGCTGGATCGCATTGCCTACCGCACGACGATCTTCGCGTTCCCGGTGTTCGGGTTCGGCGTGATCTTCGGCGCGATCTGGGCGGAGGAAGCGTGGGGCCGCTATTGGGGCTGGGACCCGAAAGAGACGGTGTCGTTCATCGCGTGGGTGCTCTACGCGGCCTATCTGCATGCCCGCTCGACGGCCGGCTGGCGGGACCGTAAGGCGGCCTGGATCAACGTGATCGGGCTGGTCGCGATGGTGTTCAATTTGTTCTTCATCAATTTGGTGACGGTGGGCCTGCACTCGTATGCCGGCGTCGGCTGA
- a CDS encoding MinD/ParA family protein — protein MAVVPAEWTAPTPPEGLLATPPLGQLPGPPPPAPQPPVPLNPPQPQPASAPPQPASAPPQSGELSTVALLGHTRSGPSAGWRKWLYRASAGLIDLGESPKVLRHHALVEQAARPLRGCYRIAMLSQKGGVGKTTVTATLGATFASLRGDRVIAVDANPDRGTLSQKVPVETPATIRHLLRDAEGIGAYSDVRQYTSQGDSRLEVLASESDPSVSEAFSAQDYSRAVELLEQYYSVVLTDCGTGMVHSVMSAVLERADVLLVVSSGSVDGARSASSTLDWLDAHGHEDMVRHSIAVINGVRPRSARGGGKVDIKKVVDHFARRCRSVCVVPFDPHLEEGAEISLDRLRPGTRAALLELAAAVAAGFPGSGHPTGASSVDPAQDRG, from the coding sequence ATGGCGGTCGTGCCCGCCGAGTGGACGGCGCCGACCCCGCCCGAGGGGCTGCTGGCCACGCCGCCGCTGGGTCAGCTGCCGGGACCGCCCCCGCCCGCACCCCAGCCGCCGGTGCCGTTGAACCCGCCGCAACCGCAGCCGGCGTCGGCCCCGCCGCAGCCGGCGTCGGCCCCGCCGCAGTCGGGGGAGCTTTCCACCGTCGCGCTGCTCGGACACACCCGCAGTGGCCCGTCGGCGGGTTGGCGCAAGTGGCTCTACCGTGCCTCGGCAGGGCTGATCGATCTCGGCGAGAGCCCGAAGGTCTTGCGACACCACGCCCTGGTCGAGCAGGCCGCCCGGCCGCTGCGGGGCTGTTACCGCATTGCGATGCTGTCCCAGAAGGGCGGGGTCGGGAAGACGACGGTCACCGCAACGCTGGGCGCGACGTTCGCCTCGCTGCGCGGTGACCGGGTGATCGCCGTCGATGCCAATCCCGACCGCGGCACGCTCAGTCAGAAGGTGCCGGTGGAAACCCCGGCGACCATCCGGCACCTGCTCCGCGACGCCGAGGGCATCGGCGCCTACAGCGATGTCCGCCAGTACACCTCGCAGGGCGACAGCCGACTGGAGGTGCTGGCATCGGAGAGCGATCCGTCGGTGTCGGAGGCGTTCAGCGCGCAGGACTACAGCCGCGCGGTGGAACTGCTCGAGCAGTACTACAGCGTGGTGCTGACTGACTGCGGCACCGGCATGGTGCATTCGGTGATGTCGGCGGTGCTCGAACGCGCCGATGTGCTGCTGGTGGTCAGTTCAGGCTCGGTGGACGGCGCCCGCAGTGCCTCGTCGACGCTGGATTGGCTGGACGCGCACGGTCACGAGGACATGGTTCGCCATTCGATCGCCGTCATCAACGGGGTCAGGCCGCGCAGTGCCCGGGGCGGCGGCAAGGTCGACATCAAAAAAGTGGTGGACCACTTCGCTCGGCGCTGCCGTTCGGTGTGCGTGGTGCCGTTCGACCCGCATCTGGAGGAAGGCGCGGAGATCAGCCTGGATCGGTTACGTCCGGGCACCCGTGCGGCACTGCTGGAACTCGCGGCGGCGGTGGCCGCCGGCTTTCCGGGCTCCGGTCATCCGACCGGCGCCTCGTCGGTCGACCCGGCTCAGGACCGCGGCTGA
- a CDS encoding DUF4229 domain-containing protein produces the protein MSEPRPTTRLLFDVLAYTAARLVLVAVLTAVIIGGGHLLGVREFPVVMALLFAIVIGLPLGIWLFAPLRQRATASIAVWDERRRRDREQLRARLRGEAAPQRPDDDAKGAPGSSS, from the coding sequence GTGTCCGAGCCACGCCCGACAACACGCCTGCTCTTCGACGTACTGGCCTATACCGCGGCCCGTCTGGTGCTGGTCGCGGTGTTGACCGCGGTCATCATCGGCGGTGGACATCTGCTCGGTGTCCGAGAGTTTCCGGTGGTGATGGCGCTGTTGTTCGCCATCGTGATCGGGCTTCCGCTGGGCATCTGGTTGTTCGCACCGCTGCGGCAGCGCGCCACCGCGAGCATCGCGGTCTGGGATGAGCGTCGTCGGCGCGACCGCGAGCAGCTGCGGGCCCGGCTGCGGGGTGAGGCCGCGCCGCAACGGCCCGACGATGATGCAAAGGGTGCTCCGGGCTCGTCCTCCTGA
- a CDS encoding ester cyclase — translation MHKMLFRRWVTDLWSGRCRAADLVSDDFVGHWPNRDIRGPSELQSLVDDTRDAFKELQCVMDVGPLYDGEFVAGRWIGTGSTKDGPVRYTGNDIVRIANGRIVEYWNGSARG, via the coding sequence ATGCACAAGATGTTGTTCCGACGGTGGGTGACCGATCTGTGGAGTGGGCGGTGTCGCGCCGCGGACCTGGTGTCCGACGATTTCGTCGGGCATTGGCCCAACCGCGATATCCGCGGCCCCTCCGAACTGCAGTCTCTCGTCGACGACACCCGTGACGCATTCAAGGAACTGCAGTGCGTGATGGACGTGGGTCCGCTCTACGACGGTGAGTTCGTGGCGGGTCGGTGGATCGGGACCGGTTCCACCAAGGACGGGCCGGTGCGTTACACCGGCAATGACATCGTCCGGATCGCCAACGGCAGGATCGTCGAGTACTGGAACGGCTCGGCGCGTGGTTAG